From the genome of Argentina anserina chromosome 4, drPotAnse1.1, whole genome shotgun sequence, one region includes:
- the LOC126791439 gene encoding protein FAR1-RELATED SEQUENCE 3 has translation MEFTVDGDIDGEVVGSSADMEGSRAGDENETGGSSVEGAFHLGQEDNLILDSSGRNMIPSAIPVVSVVSADEPYVGQEFETEAAAHAFYNAYATHVGFIIRVSKLSRSRRDGTAIGRALVCNKEGYRMPDKREKIVRQRAETRVGCRAMILVRKVSSGKWVVTKFVKEHTHPLSPGKGRRDCIYDQYPNEHDKIRELSQQLAVEKKRAATYKRHLDLIFEHIEEHNESLSKKIQHIVDSVKEIENKEQQGYR, from the exons TGGAGTTTACAGTTGATGGTGATATTGATGGTGAGGTCGTCGGCAGTTCTGCTGACATGGAAGGAAGTAGAGCAGGTGATGAAAATGAAACTGGAGGAAGTTCTGTTGAAGGAGCATTCCATCTCGGTCAGGAAGATAATTTAATTCTGGATTCTTCTGGAAGGAATATGATTCCATCGGCGATTCCTGTAGTATCAGTTGTTTCAGCCGATGAGCCATATGTTGGTCAAGAGTTTGAAACCGAAGCAGCTGCTCATGCATTTTACAATGCATATGCCACTCATGTGGGATTCATAATTCGTGTGAGCAAACTCTCTCGATCAAGGCGGGATGGAACTGCCATTGGCCGTGCACTTGTTTGTAATAAGGAGGGTTATAGAATGCCTGACAAGCGTGAAAAGATCGTAAGGCAAAGAGCAGAGACCAGGGTTGGTTGCAGAGCAATGATTTTGGTGAGAAAAGTAAGTTCTGGAAAATGGGTCGTCACAAAGTTTGTGAAGGAGCATACACATCCCTTGTCACCTGGGAAAGGCAGAAGGGATTGCATTTATGATCAATATCCG AATGAACATGACAAGATTCGGGAACTATCCCAGCAACTGGCTGTAGAGAAGAAACGTGCAGCAACATATAAAAGACATCTTGACCTAATATTTGAGCATATTGAAGAGCACAATGAGAGCCTATCAAAGAAGATCCAACACATAGTTGATAGTGTGAAAGAGATTGAAAATAAAGAGCAGCAAGGTTATAGATAG
- the LOC126791017 gene encoding protein ENHANCED DISEASE RESISTANCE 2-like, protein MANKGEAEWIERVRSEGAVPLVDADTCQPGWASPPADKFMVRGPDYFSTKVKVPAAPCLLKPIGFDWITSSTKIADILKHPNSRVRKIIEDEFLLGNKPFVWAFNLQVPSKEHYSAVAYFTTTGPIPEGSLMNQFLKGDDGFKNSRLKLIANIVKGPWIVRKAVGEQAICIIGRSLSCSYCISDNFLEVDVDIGSSMVASAIVHLAFGYITTLTVDLAFLIESQTESELPEQLLGAVRFSNLDPAVARLAEQSTGRSLGTLQSSLPTRLWKSLGQGFSHILHPGAQENGSSSSSSPQANGTGDNKVGSSEEI, encoded by the coding sequence ATGGCCAACAAAGGGGAGGCTGAATGGATTGAAAGAGTGAGATCAGAGGGAGCTGTTCCACTAGTTGATGCAGACACTTGTCAACCTGGCTGGGCTTCTCCGCCGGCAGACAAGTTCATGGTCAGAGGCCCAGATTACTTCTCCACCAAGGTTAAAGTTCCTGCTGCTCCATGTCTTCTTAAGCCGATTGGATTTGACTGGATTACAAGTTCTACAAAGATTGCAGACATCTTAAAACATCCTAACAGTCGCGTCAGGAAGATTATTGAGGATGAGTTTCTGTTAGGCAATAAGCCTTTTGTTTGGGCTTTCAATCTTCAAGTTCCCAGTAAGGAACACTACAGTGCAGTAGCCTATTTTACAACCACAGGACCTATCCCCGAGGGATCTTTGATGAATCAGTTTCTAAAAGGTGATGATGGGTTTAAGAATTCCAGGCTTAAGTTGATTGCCAACATTGTTAAGGGCCCTTGGATAGTGAGAAAAGCAGTTGGGGAGCAGGCCATATGCATAATTGGTCGCTCCCTTTCTTGTAGCTACTGTATATCAGACAATTTTCTAGAAGTAGATGTAGATATTGGATCTTCCATGGTTGCAAGTGCAATAGTTCATCTGGCATTTGGTTATATCACCACATTGACTGTAGACCTTGCCTTTCTGATCGAGAGTCAAACTGAGTCCGAGCTTCCAGAACAGCTCTTAGGTGCTGTTAGATTCTCCAACCTAGATCCTGCTGTGGCTAGGCTTGCTGAACAATCTACTGGTAGGAGTCTTGGCACTTTGCAGTCTTCTCTACCTACACGACTATGGAAATCACTCGGGCAGGGGTTCTCCCATATTCTTCATCCAGGTGCCCAAGAGAATGGCTCTAGCTCAAGCAGCTCACCACAAGCTAATGGAACAGGGGATAATAAAGTTGGCAGTTCTGAAGAGATTTAA
- the LOC126791027 gene encoding B-box zinc finger protein 25: MKIQCDVCEKAPATVICCADEAALCARCDVEVHAANKLASKHHRLVLESLSNKLPRCDICQDKAAFIFCVEDRALFCQDCDDSIHSPNTLSANHQRFLATGIRVALSSACAKDAEASNLDPPPNHTSSKLPSSAAFSSSSPWGVDDLLQLSDFETSDKKESIEFGELEWIADMGLFGEQFPQEPLAAAEVPQLPVSQSSNYTSYRPPKSSSPYKKPRIEIPDDDDEHFTVPDLGIF, from the exons ATGAAAATTCAGTGCGATGTGTGCGAGAAAGCCCCGGCGACGGTGATATGCTGCGCGGACGAGGCGGCACTGTGCGCCAGATGTGACGTGGAAGTGCACGCTGCTAATAAACTGGCCAGCAAGCACCACCGCCTTGTTCTTGAATCTCTCTCCAACAAGCTCCCTCGTTGTGATATCTGCCAG GACAAGGCGGCTTTCATCTTCTGCGTGGAAGACAGGGCGCTGTTCTGTCAGGATTGTGATGACTCAATTCACTCACCCAATACCCTCTCCGCCAACCACCAGAGGTTCCTCGCCACCGGAATCCGTGTTGCCTTGAGCTCCGCTTGTGCCAAGGACGCTGAAGCTAGCAACTTAGACCCACCACCCAATCATACTTCTTCAAAACTCCCTTCTTCTGCtgccttctcctcctcctctccttGGGGTGTTGATGACTTGCTTCAATTATCTGACTTTGAAACTTCTGATAAG AAAGAGTCGATTGAGTTTGGAGAGCTTGAGTGGATAGCAGACATGGGTCTTTTTGGTGAACAGTTTCCACAGGAGCCTTTGGCAGCCGCCGAAGTACCTCAGCTTCCAGTATCACAATCGAGCAACTATACATCATACAGACCCCCGAAATCAAGCAGTCCGTATAAGAAGCCTCGGATTGAAATcccagatgatgatgatgagcatTTCACTGTTCCTGATCTTGGCATATTTTAG
- the LOC126790608 gene encoding F-box protein SKIP16 produces the protein MGLESVGDLALHIILRKLGAQDSARAACVSKQLRASASEDPLWSHFCALDLHLSQPFDPHGNLSPSFKACYQLWRESFIMYPWSLVKRVQRCWAKITNWLALNFPEAHSSLNKGASEAEIQDLENLLQVKLPLPTRILYRFHNGQDLDDFTRFGNAPLLGLIGGYSFYDHLVNVSLLPLDQIVLETKFLMEKLGFLASQGYILVAASSMYSEKFFLLNCTSGQLHVGTRKLVSDGEMLPCVPNALVNSVHDQQQDAVLLWLEEHGRRLENGVIKIRGEGTMRSICLFPEASPLCSTAVTSGVQVRCSSVFVPEFCDLQHTSQKYYFSYSIRMSLLPEGCCINGMTFNSCQLLSRHWLIRANDVVVANVNGEAVIGKFPLLRPGEKEFVYESCTPLPSASGSIEGYFVFVPGRLAVPKGSGFRALAAGFPLQLPDYIF, from the exons ATGGGTTTGGAATCAGTGGGCGATCTAGCGCTGCACATAATCCTGCGGAAGTTGGGTGCTCAAGATTCGGCGAGGGCAGCCTGCGTCAGCAAGCAGCTCAGAGCTTCGGCCTCTGAAgaccctctttggtctcatttCTGTGCCCTGGACCTCCACCTCTCCCAACCCTTTGATCCTCATGGCAACCTCTCTCCTTCTTTCAAG GCATGCTATCAATTGTGGCGGGAGTCTTTCATCATGTACCCTTGGTCTCTTGTGAAGCGAGTCCAGAGGTGCTGGGCCAAAATCACAAACTGGCTAGCCCTTAACTTCCCAGAGGCTCACTCTTCCCTTAACAAAGGCGCATCCGAAGCCGAAATTCAAGACCTGGAGAATCTACTACAAGTGAAGCTCCCTCTCCCGACAAGGATTCTGTATCGTTTTCACAACGGCCAAGATTTAGATGACTTCACCCGCTTCGGTAATGCCCCTCTGCTCGGCCTCATCGGTGGGTACAGCTTCTATGATCACCTCGTCAATGTCTCGCTGCTGCCTTTAGACCAAATTGTGTTGGAAACTAAGTTCCTCATGGAGAAGCTTGGCTTTTTGGCATCTCAGGGTTATATTCTTGTGGCTGCTTCCTCTATGTATAGCGAAAAGTTTTTTTTACTCAACTGTACTAGTGGCCAGCTCCATGTCGGCACGCGGAAGCTTGTGTCTGATGGTGAAATGCTACCCTGTGTACCAAATGCATTGGTCAATTCCGTTCATGATCAGCAACAGGATGCCGTGCTTCTTTGGTTGGAAGAACACGGCCGCCGTCTGGAAAATGGAGTTATTAAGATCCGTGGAGAAGGAACTATGAGAAGCATCTGTCTGTTTCCTGAGGCATCCCCTCTGTGCTCCACTGCTGTAACAAGCGGCGTACAG GTTCGTTGTTCTTCGGTCTTTGTCCCAGAGTTCTGTGACCTTCAACATACCTCCCAGAAGTACTACTTTTCCTATTCGATCCGCATGTCACTTCTACCTGAAGGATGTTGCATCAATGGAATGACATTTAACTCTTGCCAACTGCTTTCAAGGCACTGGCTCATTCGTGCTAATGATGTTGTGGTTGCTAATGTTAATGGAGAGGCTGTTATAGGAAAG TTCCCTCTCCTACGACCAGGTGAGAAAGAATTTGTATACGAGAGTTGCACCCCTCTGCCATCCGCATCGGGTTCTATAGAAGGTTATTTCGTCTTTGTTCCGGGCAG GTTGGCGGTTCCGAAAGGCAGTGGATTTAGAGCTCTAGCTGCAGGCTTTCCCCTCCAGCTGCCAGACTACATCTTCTGA
- the LOC126791478 gene encoding protein FAR1-RELATED SEQUENCE 5, protein MDSDVEIRAVETCCRQELIAYQGEPILEPYQGMEFDSEDAAKMFYDDYARRVGFVMRVMSCRRSERDGRILARRFGCNKEGHCVSIRGKCGPIRKPRASTREGCKAMIHVKYDKSGKWVVTKFVKEHNHSLVVSPREARQTMDEKDKKIQELSAELRNKKRLCTTYQEQLTAFMKIVEEYNDQLSLKVRNVVDNLKEFESIDVELMQRG, encoded by the exons A TGGATTCAGATGTGGAAATCAGAGCAGTGGAGACTTGTTGTCGACAGGAACTGATTGCATACCAAGGAGAGCCCATTTTAGAACCATACCAAGGTATGGAGTTTGACTCTGAAGATGCTGCAAAGATGTTTTATGATGACTACGCCAGGCGTGTTGGATTTGTCATGCGTGTCATGTCGTGTCGTCGATCCGAAAGAGATGGTAGGATTCTTGCTCGTCGATTTGGCTGTAATAAGGAAGGCCACTGTGTTAGTATTCGAGGTAAATGTGGACCCATCAGAAAACCTCGAGCCAGTACAAGGGAAGGTTGTAAGGCAATGATTCATGTTAAGTATGATAAATCTGGTAAATGGGTGGTTACTAAATTTGTTAAGGAACATAATCATTCACTTGTGGTGTCTCCACGCGAAGCACGTCAAACAATG GATgagaaagataagaaaattcaAGAATTATCTGCAGAGCTTCGAAATAAGAAACGCTTGTGTACAACATATCAGGAACAGCTAACAGCATTTATGAAAATTGTTGAAGAGTATAATGACCAGCTATCCTTGAAAGTGAGAAACGTAGTTGATAATCTTAAAGAATTTGAGTCCATAGATGTTGAGCTTATGCAACGAGGATAG
- the LOC126790538 gene encoding uncharacterized protein LOC126790538 gives MYNSVGAQPGVPRPSPNPQPNPFGNTFYGAGSGLIRGGLGAYGEKILGSSSEYVQSNISRYFSDPQYYFQVNDQYVRNKLKVVLFPFLHRGHWTRITEPVGGRLSYKPPIYDINAPDLYIPFMAFGTYVVLAGFSLGRHGKFSPEALNWLFIKGLLGWFVQVLILKFTLFSLGSGEAPLLDVVAYAGYTFTGLCLAVLGRIMWNYSYYFVMPWTCVCMGIFLVKTMKRVLFAEVRSYDSSKHHYLLLFIALAQFPVFTWLGNVSVNWLL, from the exons ATGTATAATAGTGTGGGAGCCCAGCCTGGTGTGCCGAGACCATCTCCGAATCCCCAGCCGAATCCATTCGGAAATACGTTTTATGGGGCTGGTTCTGGACTTATCCGAGGTGGATTGGGTGCTTATGGAGAGAAAATTCTAGGATCAAGCTCCGAGTATGTACAAAGCAAT ATTAGTAGATATTTCTCTGATCCTCAATATTACTTCCAAGTCAATGATCAATATGTGAGGAACAAATTGAAGGTTGTTCTATTTCCATTTCTGCACAGG GGTCATTGGACACGGATTACTGAGCCAGTTGGTGGAAGACTTTCGTATAAACCCCCAATATATGATATCAATGCACCCGACCTCTACATTCCCTTTATGGCATTTGGTACCTATGTGGTTCTGGCTGGCTTTTCATTGGGTCGTCATGGGAA GTTCAGCCCTGAGGCTCTAAACTGGTTGTTCATCAAGGGACTTCTTGGGTGGTTTGTGcaagttttaattttgaaattcaCTTTGTTTTCATTGGGTAGTGGTGAGGCGCCCTTGCTAGACGTAGTGGCATATGCGGGGTATACTTTCACAGGGTTGTGCTTGGCTGTGCTTGGACGGATTATGTGGAATTACTCGTACTATTTTGTGATGCCTTGGACCTGTGTATGCATGGGAATCTTCTTGGTGAAGACTATGAAGAGAGTCCTCTTTGCAGAGGTGAGGAGTTATGATTCAAGCAAGCACCATTATCTCCTGCTTTTCATTGCTTTGGCTCAGTTTCCAGTTTTTACTTGGCTTGGTAACGTTAGTGTTAATTGGCTGCTATAA
- the LOC126792149 gene encoding receptor-like protein 53 — MDKLMLLFCLVYFTTLCTTPLLTSSLTLESDIQVLRVVKRSIDPNAIPPSSYLGSWDFKLDPCETTGGQFLGILCSFPLDKSPSRITAIDLDGAGYQGFLTSAISNLTELTSINLRKNNFRGPIPKSISNLKKLTRLSLSNNFFTGAVPLGLNTLRELEYLDLSFNKLTGTIHSSIGGLRSLTFLSLSNNGFSGRIPDLSGLWQLKTLDISRNQISGTLPNFPVSLRTLVLSQNLFIGHLTPLAKLSNLKVLDVSGNRLSGAITKTFFTLPKVTELNLSNNHFTTLEIIRSDGKEELEVLDVKGNQLRGHLPVNLVTLQNLTTINLSYNQFFGRIPDEYGARVGGWSALYLDHNFLLGKLPAQFLQGAQTIRGSLSNNCLRCPDNIPLCEGGQRKVEECIGRPKTSG, encoded by the coding sequence ATGGACAAGCTGATGCTTCTGTTTTGTCTAGTGTATTTCACCACATTATGTACTACTCCATTGCTTACTAGTTCACTAACACTGGAATCCGATATTCAAGTTCTTCGTGTAGTGAAGCGTAGTATAGACCCCAACGCCATCCCCCCAAGTTCCTATCTTGGTAGTTGGGACTTCAAGCTCGATCCCTGCGAAACTACCGGCGGGCAGTTTCTCGGAATCTTATGCAGTTTCCCTCTAGACAAGTCCCCAAGCAGAATCACTGCCATTGATCTCGACGGCGCCGGCTATCAGGGTTTCCTAACATCTGCAATCAGTAACCTGACCGAGCTCACTTCCATCAACCTCAGAAAGAACAACTTCCGAGGACCGATACCCAAGTCCATTAGCAATCTAAAGAAGCTCACCAGACTCTCACTGTCCAACAATTTCTTCACCGGCGCCGTACCCCTCGGATTGAACACACTCAGAGAGCTTGAATATCTAGACCTTTCGTTCAATAAGCTTACTGGGACCATTCATTCTAGCATAGGTGGACTAAGAAGCCTGACATTCTTAAGCTTGTCCAACAATGGCTTCAGTGGTAGAATCCCAGACCTATCAGGACTATGGCAGCTGAAGACATTAGATATCAGCAGAAACCAGATCTCTGGAACTCTGCCAAATTTCCCAGTAAGCTTGAGAACATTAGTTTTGAGCCAAAACTTGTTCATAGGCCACCTTACACCTCTAGCCAAACTCAGCAACCTCAAAGTGCTTGATGTCAGCGGCAACAGACTTTCAGGTGCTATTACCAAGACTTTCTTTACTCTACCCAAGGTCACCGAACTCAATCTTTCCAATAACCACTTCACAACGTTAGAAATCATAAGATCTGATGGAAAAGAGGAGCTTGAGGTGCTCGATGTCAAAGGAAACCAGCTGCGAGGGCATTTGCCTGTCAATTTGGTAACCCTGCAGAATCTAACAACAATCAACCTCTCCTACAACCAGTTCTTTGGTCGCATCCCCGATGAGTACGGTGCAAGAGTTGGAGGCTGGAGTGCACTCTACCTGGATCACAACTTTTTGCTAGGAAAGCTTCCGGCGCAATTTCTTCAAGGAGCGCAGACAATCCGGGGTAGTCTTTCAAACAACTGCCTGCGGTGTCCGGATAACATTCCGTTGTGCGAAGGCGGCCAAAGGAAAGTAGAAGAATGTATCGGGCGGCCAAAGACCAGTGGGTAA